A single region of the Halopiger xanaduensis SH-6 genome encodes:
- a CDS encoding universal stress protein — MYDCILVPTDGSPEVERALEYAFDLARAHDATIRAVYVVNAAGYGGLPMETAWEGISDALREEGRSAVERAEELAPEDIDVETKVLEGSPSRVIVQEASPGECDLVVMGTHGRGGIDRLLLGSVTERVVRRCDVPVLTVQVDPDVPDEAEGEPQVVVE, encoded by the coding sequence ATGTACGATTGCATTCTCGTTCCGACCGATGGATCGCCGGAGGTCGAGCGCGCCCTCGAGTACGCGTTCGACCTCGCGCGAGCCCACGACGCGACGATCCGTGCGGTCTACGTCGTCAACGCCGCGGGCTACGGGGGGCTGCCGATGGAGACCGCGTGGGAGGGGATCAGCGACGCGCTCCGCGAGGAGGGCCGATCGGCCGTCGAGCGAGCCGAAGAACTCGCGCCCGAGGATATCGACGTGGAAACGAAGGTGCTCGAAGGCTCGCCCAGCCGCGTCATCGTGCAGGAGGCCTCGCCCGGCGAGTGCGACCTCGTCGTGATGGGCACGCACGGCCGCGGCGGCATCGACCGGCTCCTGCTGGGCAGCGTCACCGAGCGGGTCGTCCGGCGCTGCGACGTCCCGGTGTTGACGGTGCAGGTCGATCCGGACGTTCCGGACGAAGCCGAAGGGGAACCGCAGGTCGTCGTGGAGTAG
- a CDS encoding nucleoside 2-deoxyribosyltransferase, whose translation MDIFFSGSIRGGRDDVDLYAELIDLLERHGTVLTEHVGTEDVEEKEAEAGLTDGDIHDQDVAWLRQADGVVAEVTTPSLGVGYEIGRAVAWEKPVLCLYRPDAEHDLSAMVRGNDAVELLEYRRPADVADALEEFLQRHR comes from the coding sequence ATGGACATCTTCTTCAGCGGCTCCATCCGCGGCGGCCGCGACGACGTCGACCTGTACGCCGAACTCATCGACCTCCTCGAGCGCCACGGCACGGTCCTCACCGAACACGTCGGCACCGAGGACGTCGAGGAGAAGGAGGCGGAAGCAGGGCTCACCGACGGCGACATCCACGATCAGGACGTCGCCTGGCTCCGGCAGGCGGACGGCGTCGTCGCCGAGGTCACCACGCCCAGCCTCGGCGTCGGCTACGAAATCGGCCGCGCGGTCGCGTGGGAGAAACCCGTCCTCTGTCTCTACCGTCCCGACGCGGAACACGACCTGTCCGCCATGGTCCGCGGCAACGACGCCGTCGAACTCCTCGAGTACCGGCGTCCGGCCGACGTGGCGGACGCGCTCGAGGAGTTCCTCCAACGGCACCGGTAG
- a CDS encoding HD domain-containing protein, with protein sequence MTRELGSRARALALPYYADALPAHDRFHAGRVHDVALRLADECEEPVDRDVLAAAAWFHDAGRPLERAGEIDDHAAWGATEAKARLEREVEAASADRIAAVERCIRAHSIRASSPEPETLEAKLLFDADKLDAAGARGLVRLACIVGERSGRANEAYAVIDDAAATAATDAGSSDRPDVTLLREWARERLDALYTSPGRRVGESRWQFMEEFFAQFARELEGSEGSAQR encoded by the coding sequence ATGACCCGGGAATTGGGCTCCCGCGCCCGAGCGCTGGCACTGCCTTACTACGCGGACGCGCTCCCGGCGCACGATCGGTTCCACGCCGGACGCGTCCACGACGTGGCGCTGCGACTGGCCGACGAGTGCGAGGAGCCCGTCGATCGGGACGTGCTCGCCGCCGCCGCGTGGTTCCACGACGCGGGCCGGCCGCTCGAGCGAGCCGGCGAAATCGACGACCACGCCGCGTGGGGCGCCACGGAGGCGAAAGCGCGGCTCGAGCGCGAGGTCGAGGCCGCGTCGGCGGACCGGATCGCAGCCGTCGAACGTTGTATCCGCGCTCACAGCATCCGAGCGTCGTCGCCGGAGCCGGAGACGCTCGAGGCGAAACTGCTCTTCGACGCGGATAAACTGGACGCCGCCGGGGCGCGCGGACTCGTTCGACTGGCCTGTATCGTCGGCGAACGATCGGGACGGGCGAACGAAGCGTACGCGGTGATCGACGACGCCGCAGCGACCGCAGCGACCGACGCGGGGTCGTCCGATCGACCGGACGTTACGCTCCTTCGGGAGTGGGCGCGAGAGCGGCTAGACGCGCTGTACACCTCGCCCGGCCGCCGCGTCGGCGAGTCCCGGTGGCAGTTCATGGAGGAGTTCTTCGCACAGTTCGCGCGAGAACTCGAGGGATCAGAAGGGAGCGCGCAGCGGTGA
- a CDS encoding amidohydrolase family protein produces the protein MATEYTGTILRGSEFDPVEGRLVVDEDGRIEAIEEASVDGADIILPAFINAHTHIGDSIAKEAGRGLSLEELVAPPDGLKHRLLRNADREELVSAMRTSLRFMQQGGTAACLDFREGDVEGVEMLEDAQDGLPIDALSFARGSIEAMEAGDGFGASGANDDTFDEERAATREAGKPFGIHAGEVDESDIDPALDLEPDFLVHMVHPQPAHLERLEDDPVPIVVCPRSNLVTDVGLSPYSELNELTTLALGTDNVMLNSPSMFREMEFLAKLSDLTADEILRMATVNGAEIADLDYGVLEAGKEARLLVLDGGTNNLAGARDPVRAVVRRAGVDDVKETVLEPESR, from the coding sequence ATGGCGACGGAGTACACGGGGACGATCCTCCGCGGCAGCGAGTTCGATCCCGTCGAGGGCCGACTGGTCGTCGACGAGGACGGTCGCATCGAGGCTATCGAAGAGGCGTCGGTCGACGGGGCCGACATCATCCTCCCGGCGTTCATCAACGCCCACACCCACATCGGGGACTCGATCGCGAAGGAGGCCGGCCGCGGCCTCTCCCTCGAGGAACTGGTCGCGCCGCCGGACGGCCTCAAACACCGCCTGCTGCGCAACGCCGATCGCGAGGAACTGGTCTCCGCGATGCGGACCTCGCTGCGGTTCATGCAACAGGGCGGCACGGCCGCCTGCCTGGACTTCCGCGAGGGCGACGTCGAGGGCGTCGAGATGCTCGAGGACGCCCAGGACGGCCTGCCGATCGACGCGCTATCGTTCGCCCGCGGCTCCATCGAGGCGATGGAAGCCGGCGACGGCTTCGGCGCTAGCGGCGCCAACGACGACACCTTCGACGAGGAGCGCGCCGCCACACGCGAGGCGGGCAAACCCTTCGGCATCCACGCGGGCGAGGTCGACGAGAGCGACATCGACCCCGCGCTGGATCTCGAGCCGGACTTCCTCGTCCACATGGTCCACCCGCAGCCGGCCCACCTCGAGCGCCTCGAGGACGATCCGGTGCCGATCGTCGTCTGTCCGCGCTCGAACCTCGTCACGGACGTCGGGCTCTCTCCCTACTCCGAACTGAACGAGCTGACGACGCTTGCGCTCGGGACGGACAACGTGATGCTCAACTCGCCGTCGATGTTCCGGGAGATGGAGTTCCTCGCGAAGCTCTCGGATCTGACGGCCGACGAAATCCTGCGGATGGCCACCGTCAACGGCGCCGAAATCGCCGACCTCGACTACGGCGTGCTCGAGGCCGGCAAGGAGGCCCGCCTGCTGGTGCTGGACGGCGGGACGAACAACCTCGCGGGGGCGCGCGACCCCGTCCGAGCGGTCGTCCGTCGGGCCGGCGTCGACGACGTAAAAGAAACCGTACTCGAGCCCGAATCGCGGTAG
- a CDS encoding MFS transporter, with amino-acid sequence MERHPRSSRRAYALVVAGTLSYLLLMFVWFSLPAYLSTIIAEVGLTGTQAGVLTGAVPLTYIPLALATGLAVDRIGPGRIIGAGVLVYGTGQIGRSVAPDFPALLACTILIGVGATTITFGLPKLVSVLFPPAKTGRPSAIYLVGASTGSALVFGVGRPVIGPALGGWRPLFFWSGVVAICYGLAWLALVRRTELDGAADDVSFALESIASDLRLVLTHRELQLVVVIGTMYLLLNHGMQGWLPTILESRGLSAGLAGRATSLLIGAYVAGILSVPELADRFGTRRLALTGCGALACLGVTGVTVGGTSALAVAGIVATGVGTGGISPLVRAIPPDLEGIGPRLTGTAVSFIFAVGEIGGFLGPVLVGTLRDATGSFGPGLAILAGGALVVVLAGAALRALDS; translated from the coding sequence ATGGAACGCCACCCCCGGTCGTCCCGCCGCGCATACGCCCTCGTCGTCGCCGGGACGCTGAGCTACCTCCTGCTCATGTTCGTCTGGTTCTCGCTGCCGGCGTACCTCTCGACGATCATCGCCGAGGTGGGGTTGACGGGGACCCAGGCCGGCGTGCTGACGGGGGCGGTGCCGCTGACCTACATCCCGCTCGCACTGGCCACCGGACTCGCGGTCGATCGAATCGGCCCCGGACGGATCATCGGCGCCGGCGTGTTGGTCTACGGGACGGGACAGATCGGCCGGAGCGTCGCACCCGACTTCCCCGCGCTGCTGGCCTGCACGATCCTGATCGGCGTCGGCGCGACGACGATCACCTTCGGGCTCCCGAAGCTCGTCTCGGTGCTGTTTCCGCCCGCGAAGACCGGCCGTCCGTCGGCGATCTACCTCGTCGGCGCGTCGACGGGCTCCGCGCTCGTCTTCGGCGTCGGCCGGCCCGTCATCGGTCCCGCGCTCGGCGGCTGGCGTCCACTATTCTTCTGGAGCGGCGTCGTCGCGATCTGCTACGGGCTTGCCTGGCTCGCCCTCGTCCGCCGAACCGAACTGGACGGCGCGGCCGACGACGTATCCTTCGCCCTCGAGTCGATCGCTAGCGACCTCCGGCTGGTGCTCACCCACCGCGAACTGCAACTGGTCGTCGTGATCGGAACGATGTACCTGCTGCTCAACCACGGCATGCAGGGGTGGCTCCCGACGATCCTCGAGTCGCGGGGCCTCTCGGCGGGACTGGCGGGACGGGCGACCAGCCTCCTCATCGGCGCCTACGTCGCCGGCATCCTCTCGGTCCCCGAACTCGCCGACCGGTTCGGGACGCGGCGGCTCGCGCTGACCGGCTGCGGCGCACTCGCCTGTCTCGGTGTCACGGGCGTGACCGTCGGCGGGACGAGCGCGCTGGCGGTCGCCGGGATCGTCGCGACCGGCGTCGGCACCGGCGGCATCTCGCCGCTCGTCCGCGCGATCCCGCCGGATCTCGAGGGGATCGGCCCGCGGCTGACCGGCACCGCGGTGAGTTTCATCTTCGCCGTCGGCGAGATCGGCGGCTTCCTCGGGCCGGTGCTCGTCGGCACGCTCCGGGACGCGACCGGCTCGTTCGGCCCCGGACTCGCGATCCTCGCCGGCGGCGCGCTGGTCGTCGTCCTGGCCGGGGCCGCGTTGCGAGCGCTCGACTCGTAG
- a CDS encoding cbb3-type cytochrome c oxidase subunit I, with product MSELPPRTTLKRWLVTTNHKDVGILYIVTALFFLLFGGIMALLFRVQLWQPGGLGILDGMEYNQAVTSHGLLMVFWFLSPIATGFANYFVPLQIGANDLAFPRLNAMSYWFYLFSGVLFAISYFQGHTFAGGWTMYAPLNVPMYTTAMEAAIGGNAAILATILFVLSVTIGTVNFLTTIHRSRAEGLGLWNMPLFTWSWLLTVWMMLFAFSALLAALLLQLSDRLLLTQYMATDEGSSLLWAHLFWFFGHPEVYIVFFPALGIMFETFQTFTGRRLVGRKWVIIAMVLVAVQSFLVWMHHMFLTTINLEIKTLYMATTIGISLPFDLMVFSLIYTMVKGRVRFTTPFLYAMGALVLFILGGITGVFLGAVVLDYEFRGTYWVVAHFHYVMVSGVTALVGGLYYWWPKLSGKMYDETLGKLSFAIYFVGFNLLYFPMFLAWETPRRVFEYPESYQLYHQSATVGAFVFALSFLLTFYTLGKSWFTGPTAPNNPWKFSRTAEWAIPSPPPLENWDGRPSYASGRLEFVDDAAADGGVVTADVEQEQHADHASIWPFGIGIGVFVLFLGLSGITPYLVNFAEARGHSVPGTGAEPNIAYPLIAVLGVAILGYTLFEYGRERFNAPDMAIAERWPFGGVGTTKLGVWFFIASDVIVFGAAIGAFVFLRLHTGWENWETIPPSSTVGLINTYVLLTSSFTVVLALVMAERENKRGLLASLGATLLLGLTFLGVKGWEWSYEFSHGIYWFTNLHDSVYFVTTGLHALHVIFGLLIAGFMIYRVASVDAYLEDHRPVEFFGLYWHFVDIVWVFLFPLFYLM from the coding sequence ATGAGCGAGCTCCCCCCACGAACGACACTCAAGCGGTGGCTAGTCACGACCAACCACAAGGACGTCGGCATCCTCTACATAGTGACGGCGCTGTTTTTCTTGCTGTTCGGCGGCATCATGGCGCTGCTGTTCCGGGTCCAACTCTGGCAGCCCGGCGGACTCGGGATTCTGGACGGCATGGAGTACAACCAGGCCGTGACGAGCCACGGATTGCTGATGGTGTTCTGGTTCCTCTCGCCGATCGCGACCGGCTTCGCGAACTACTTCGTGCCCCTCCAGATCGGGGCGAACGATCTCGCGTTCCCGCGGTTGAACGCGATGAGCTACTGGTTCTACCTCTTTTCCGGAGTGCTGTTCGCGATCTCGTACTTCCAGGGCCACACGTTCGCCGGCGGCTGGACGATGTACGCGCCGCTGAACGTCCCGATGTACACGACGGCGATGGAGGCCGCCATCGGCGGCAACGCGGCTATCCTCGCGACGATCCTGTTCGTCCTCTCGGTCACTATCGGGACGGTGAACTTCCTCACGACGATCCACCGCTCGCGCGCCGAGGGGCTCGGCCTCTGGAACATGCCGCTTTTCACCTGGTCGTGGCTGCTGACCGTCTGGATGATGCTGTTCGCGTTCTCCGCGCTGCTCGCCGCCCTGTTGCTCCAACTGAGCGACCGACTGCTGCTCACGCAGTACATGGCCACCGACGAGGGCTCGAGTCTCCTGTGGGCGCACCTGTTCTGGTTCTTCGGCCATCCGGAGGTCTACATCGTCTTCTTCCCCGCGCTGGGGATCATGTTCGAGACGTTCCAGACGTTCACCGGTCGCCGGCTGGTCGGCCGCAAGTGGGTCATCATCGCGATGGTCCTCGTGGCAGTCCAGTCGTTCCTCGTCTGGATGCACCACATGTTCCTGACGACCATCAACCTCGAGATCAAGACGCTCTACATGGCGACGACCATCGGGATTTCGTTGCCGTTCGACCTGATGGTCTTCTCGCTGATCTATACGATGGTGAAGGGCCGCGTTCGGTTCACGACGCCGTTCCTGTACGCCATGGGTGCGCTCGTCCTGTTCATTCTCGGGGGAATTACCGGGGTTTTCCTCGGGGCGGTCGTGCTCGACTACGAGTTCCGCGGCACCTACTGGGTCGTCGCGCACTTCCACTACGTGATGGTCTCGGGCGTCACGGCTCTCGTCGGCGGGCTCTACTACTGGTGGCCGAAGTTAAGCGGCAAGATGTACGACGAAACGTTGGGCAAACTCAGCTTCGCGATTTACTTCGTCGGCTTCAACCTGCTGTACTTCCCGATGTTCCTCGCCTGGGAGACGCCCCGCCGCGTCTTCGAGTACCCCGAGAGCTACCAGCTCTACCATCAATCCGCGACGGTCGGCGCGTTCGTCTTCGCGCTCTCGTTCCTGCTTACGTTCTACACGCTCGGGAAGAGCTGGTTTACCGGCCCCACGGCGCCGAACAATCCCTGGAAGTTCTCCCGGACGGCCGAGTGGGCAATCCCCTCGCCGCCGCCGCTCGAGAACTGGGACGGCCGGCCGAGCTACGCGAGCGGCCGCCTCGAGTTCGTCGACGACGCGGCCGCGGACGGCGGCGTCGTGACGGCGGACGTCGAGCAGGAACAGCACGCCGACCACGCGAGCATCTGGCCGTTCGGCATCGGAATCGGCGTTTTCGTCCTCTTCCTCGGCCTCTCGGGGATCACGCCGTACCTCGTCAACTTCGCCGAGGCGCGCGGCCACTCCGTCCCCGGGACCGGTGCCGAGCCGAACATCGCCTATCCGCTGATCGCGGTCCTCGGCGTGGCGATCCTCGGATACACGCTGTTCGAGTACGGCCGTGAACGCTTCAACGCGCCCGATATGGCGATCGCCGAACGCTGGCCGTTCGGCGGTGTCGGGACCACGAAGCTCGGCGTCTGGTTCTTCATCGCCTCCGACGTGATCGTCTTCGGGGCCGCCATCGGCGCGTTCGTCTTCCTGCGGCTCCACACCGGGTGGGAGAACTGGGAGACGATCCCGCCGTCGTCGACCGTCGGCCTGATCAACACCTACGTGTTGCTGACCTCGAGTTTCACGGTCGTCCTCGCGCTCGTCATGGCCGAACGCGAGAACAAGCGGGGCCTCCTCGCGTCGCTGGGCGCGACGCTGCTGCTCGGGCTCACGTTCCTCGGCGTGAAGGGCTGGGAGTGGAGCTACGAGTTCTCCCACGGGATCTACTGGTTTACCAACCTCCACGACTCGGTCTATTTCGTGACGACCGGGCTGCACGCGCTCCACGTCATCTTCGGGCTGCTCATCGCCGGATTCATGATCTACCGGGTCGCGTCCGTCGACGCCTACCTCGAGGACCACCGGCCGGTGGAGTTCTTCGGGCTCTACTGGCACTTCGTCGACATCGTGTGGGTGTTCCTGTTCCCGCTGTTCTACCTGATGTAG
- the hisC gene encoding histidinol-phosphate transaminase, with protein MQPRDLSDHVAYEAGRGIEEVARELDRDPSEFVKLASNENPHGPSPAAAVAIREAASSVSSYPKAAHADLTEAVAERWDVADEQVWLANGGDGALDYLHRAMLEPDDAVLVPEPGFAYYGMSARYHHGDVREYELSKADDFAQDADAVLEHYDADRDRIVFLTSPHNPSGSTIPLEEVERLADETSDETLIVVDEAYGEFADRDSALALIEGRDGFDARDDVAILRTFSKAYGLAGVRLGYAVVPEEWADAYARVNTPFAASEIACRAGLAAIDDEEHVERTVETARDARAYMREYIDAHVWDSEGNFVLVEVGDAAAVAEEMQRRGVIVRDCSSFGLPGCIRITCGTEEETERAVETCNAVLADLDVEPDAGDATTEAEVPDT; from the coding sequence ATGCAACCGCGCGACCTGTCCGATCACGTCGCATACGAGGCGGGTCGAGGCATCGAGGAGGTCGCCCGGGAACTCGACCGGGACCCCTCGGAGTTCGTCAAACTCGCCTCGAACGAGAACCCGCACGGGCCCTCGCCGGCGGCCGCCGTGGCCATCCGCGAGGCCGCCTCGAGCGTCAGTTCCTATCCGAAGGCCGCCCACGCCGACCTCACGGAGGCGGTCGCCGAGCGGTGGGACGTCGCCGACGAGCAGGTCTGGCTCGCCAACGGCGGCGACGGGGCCCTCGACTACCTCCACCGGGCGATGCTCGAGCCCGACGACGCCGTCCTCGTCCCCGAACCGGGCTTCGCCTACTACGGGATGAGCGCCCGGTACCACCACGGCGACGTCCGCGAGTACGAGCTCTCGAAGGCCGACGACTTCGCCCAGGACGCCGACGCCGTTCTCGAGCACTACGACGCCGACCGGGATCGGATCGTCTTCCTGACCAGCCCGCACAACCCGTCGGGGTCGACGATTCCGCTCGAGGAAGTCGAGCGGCTGGCCGACGAGACGAGCGACGAGACGCTGATCGTCGTCGACGAGGCCTACGGCGAGTTCGCCGACCGTGACAGCGCCCTCGCGCTGATCGAGGGCCGAGACGGGTTCGACGCCCGCGACGACGTCGCCATCTTGCGAACGTTCTCGAAGGCCTACGGGCTGGCCGGCGTGCGACTCGGCTACGCCGTCGTCCCCGAGGAGTGGGCCGACGCCTACGCCCGCGTGAACACCCCCTTCGCCGCCAGCGAAATCGCCTGCCGGGCCGGACTGGCAGCCATCGACGACGAGGAACACGTCGAGCGGACCGTCGAGACGGCCCGCGACGCCCGCGCGTACATGCGCGAATACATCGATGCTCACGTCTGGGACAGCGAGGGCAACTTCGTCCTCGTCGAGGTCGGCGACGCTGCGGCGGTCGCCGAGGAGATGCAACGGCGCGGCGTCATCGTCCGGGACTGCTCGAGCTTCGGTCTGCCGGGCTGTATCCGGATTACCTGCGGCACCGAGGAGGAAACCGAGCGCGCCGTCGAGACGTGCAACGCGGTGCTCGCGGATTTAGACGTCGAGCCGGATGCCGGCGACGCGACCACCGAAGCGGAGGTGCCCGACACGTGA
- a CDS encoding adenylate kinase family protein, with product MRVAITGTPGTGKTTATELLEERLAEDDSLPDLEVVHLNRVLEDEGLYTEVDADRESKIADLDALADWLEDRDEAVIESHLAHHFDADRVAVLRCEPAALEERLLERGETEAKARENAESEALDVILSEAAEQHGLESIYEVDTTDREPEDVADALEAVVTGEREPSAGEVDFVGYLG from the coding sequence GTGAGGGTTGCCATCACGGGAACGCCCGGCACCGGAAAGACGACCGCGACCGAACTGCTCGAGGAGCGACTCGCCGAGGACGACTCCCTGCCCGACCTCGAGGTGGTACACCTCAACCGGGTCCTCGAGGACGAAGGGCTCTACACCGAGGTCGATGCCGACAGAGAGAGCAAGATCGCCGACCTCGATGCGCTCGCCGACTGGCTCGAGGATCGGGACGAGGCCGTGATCGAATCGCACCTCGCGCACCACTTCGACGCCGACCGCGTGGCCGTCCTCCGCTGCGAGCCGGCGGCGCTCGAGGAGCGCCTGCTCGAGCGGGGGGAAACCGAAGCCAAAGCGCGGGAGAACGCCGAGAGCGAGGCGCTCGACGTCATCCTCTCGGAGGCCGCCGAGCAGCACGGCCTCGAGTCGATCTACGAGGTCGACACGACCGACCGCGAGCCCGAGGACGTGGCGGACGCGCTCGAGGCGGTCGTCACTGGAGAGCGGGAACCGAGCGCCGGCGAGGTCGACTTCGTGGGGTATCTCGGATGA
- a CDS encoding CDP-alcohol phosphatidyltransferase family protein has translation MTLDQLRPYVSRFLDPFVRGFDRIGLTPDGVSVIAFGMAVLAAVAFFLGGHASPVWYVVAAALVFLNGWLDIVDGALAREQESASSAGDLLDHVLDRYADIVVIAGLAAGIEHYLLGFLAVTGVVMTSYLGTQAQAVGLDRVYGGLVGRADRLAIIGVVGFLAYPLEGAAPAGLTIVGWLLVFLAVVGHLTALQRFAYSWSALD, from the coding sequence ATGACGCTCGATCAGCTTCGGCCGTACGTCTCGCGGTTTCTGGACCCGTTCGTGCGGGGATTCGACCGAATCGGCCTGACGCCCGACGGGGTGAGCGTCATCGCGTTCGGGATGGCAGTCCTGGCCGCCGTCGCCTTCTTCTTGGGCGGGCACGCGTCGCCGGTCTGGTACGTCGTCGCGGCGGCGCTGGTCTTCCTGAACGGCTGGCTGGACATCGTCGACGGCGCCTTGGCCCGCGAGCAGGAGAGCGCTTCCTCGGCGGGGGACCTGCTGGATCACGTCCTCGATCGCTACGCCGACATCGTCGTCATCGCCGGGCTCGCGGCGGGCATCGAGCACTACCTGCTCGGCTTTCTCGCGGTCACCGGGGTCGTGATGACCTCGTACCTGGGGACCCAGGCCCAGGCGGTCGGCCTCGACCGCGTCTACGGCGGGCTCGTCGGTCGCGCGGACCGGTTGGCGATCATCGGGGTCGTCGGCTTCCTCGCCTACCCGCTCGAGGGCGCGGCCCCCGCCGGGCTCACGATCGTCGGCTGGCTGCTGGTCTTCCTCGCGGTCGTCGGCCACCTGACCGCGCTCCAGCGGTTTGCCTACTCCTGGTCGGCGCTCGACTGA
- a CDS encoding multiprotein bridging factor aMBF1, protein MVQCEMCGAETSSPKTIKVEGAKLDVCADCTDFGTEVRQTSSSGSSTKYSTGSSSSSSSSSSGDSSSTGGTGSSSSSSSSQRRSDMFDDMDELATDYDERVRTAREQKGLSQSDLANELNEKASLIRKIERGDTLPSDRVQSKLERFLEIDLSAEGSSGDDSEWSGGSSSGSYTLGDVVKRKD, encoded by the coding sequence ATGGTTCAGTGCGAGATGTGTGGCGCCGAGACGTCGTCTCCGAAGACCATCAAAGTCGAGGGCGCGAAGCTCGACGTGTGCGCCGACTGCACCGACTTCGGCACTGAAGTCAGGCAGACCTCGAGCTCCGGCTCGTCGACGAAGTACTCGACCGGCTCGAGTTCGTCCTCCTCGTCTTCCAGTTCCGGGGACAGTTCGTCGACCGGTGGCACCGGTTCCAGCTCCTCCAGTTCCTCGAGTCAGCGCCGGTCGGACATGTTCGACGACATGGACGAGCTCGCGACCGACTACGACGAGCGCGTCCGGACGGCCCGCGAGCAGAAGGGGCTCAGCCAGTCCGACCTCGCGAACGAGCTCAACGAGAAGGCGAGTCTCATCCGCAAGATCGAGCGCGGCGACACCCTTCCGAGCGACCGCGTCCAGTCGAAGCTCGAGCGGTTCCTCGAGATCGACCTGAGCGCCGAGGGCAGTTCCGGCGACGATTCGGAGTGGTCGGGCGGCTCCTCGTCGGGGAGTTACACGCTCGGCGACGTCGTCAAGCGGAAGGACTGA
- the tpiA gene encoding triose-phosphate isomerase, with translation MFVLVNLKTYPCDPLEVAAAVRDVDEETDARIAVAPQAAHLERVAETGAETWAQHVDPIDYGSNTGHTLAETVADAGADGTLINHSEQRLKLADIDGAVRAAQRADLETIVCANNPAQIGAAAALGPDAVAVEPPELIGTGTPVSQADPDIVEDAVDAAANVDDDVDVLCGAGISTGDDVVAASDLGAEGVLLASGVAKADDPRAALEDLVDPL, from the coding sequence ATGTTCGTTCTCGTTAACCTGAAGACCTACCCCTGCGACCCGCTCGAGGTTGCAGCGGCGGTCCGCGACGTCGACGAAGAAACCGACGCGCGCATCGCGGTCGCGCCGCAGGCGGCCCACCTCGAGCGCGTCGCCGAGACGGGCGCCGAGACGTGGGCCCAGCACGTCGATCCGATCGACTACGGCAGCAACACCGGCCACACCCTCGCGGAGACGGTCGCCGACGCCGGCGCCGACGGGACGCTGATCAACCACTCCGAACAGCGGCTGAAACTCGCCGACATCGACGGTGCAGTTCGGGCGGCCCAGCGGGCCGACCTCGAGACGATCGTCTGCGCGAACAACCCCGCACAGATCGGCGCGGCCGCCGCGCTCGGGCCGGACGCCGTCGCCGTCGAGCCGCCGGAACTCATCGGGACCGGGACGCCGGTCAGCCAGGCCGACCCCGATATCGTCGAGGACGCCGTCGACGCCGCGGCGAACGTCGACGACGACGTGGACGTCCTCTGTGGCGCCGGGATCAGCACCGGCGACGACGTCGTCGCTGCGAGCGACCTCGGCGCCGAGGGCGTTCTACTCGCCAGCGGCGTCGCGAAGGCCGACGACCCGCGGGCGGCGCTCGAGGACCTCGTCGACCCGCTCTGA
- a CDS encoding toll/interleukin-1 receptor domain-containing protein, translating to MTREQLYVSHAPGDLELVRELFSTVENFPIGVHIAAEEADSGRARTRLAGRIANSDLVVAVLTERSATDRWINQEIGYARAKGIPVLPLSDRDVRHGGYIDDVDGVTIDRSDLPATVFELLCQLRRELSPLGALSVPNWYVRFPCTVSDCDRPVTLEIEHEQSKLWKLHRRGRRLSADCEGCGSRYYFDPGTIGFVGRGEPDSTGGSEAGSNSRSSEGRR from the coding sequence ATGACCCGGGAGCAGCTGTACGTCTCGCACGCACCCGGCGACCTCGAACTCGTCCGAGAGCTGTTCTCGACCGTCGAGAACTTCCCGATCGGGGTTCACATCGCCGCGGAGGAGGCCGACTCCGGTCGCGCCCGGACGCGGCTCGCGGGACGGATCGCGAACAGCGACCTCGTCGTCGCGGTGCTGACCGAGCGATCGGCGACCGATCGGTGGATCAATCAGGAGATCGGCTACGCGCGGGCGAAGGGCATTCCGGTGTTGCCCCTGTCCGACCGCGACGTCCGCCACGGCGGGTACATCGACGACGTCGACGGCGTGACGATCGATCGCAGCGATCTACCCGCGACCGTCTTCGAGTTGCTCTGCCAGCTCCGCCGCGAACTCTCGCCGCTGGGCGCCCTGTCCGTGCCGAACTGGTACGTTCGGTTTCCGTGTACGGTCTCCGACTGCGACCGGCCGGTGACCCTCGAAATCGAGCACGAGCAGTCGAAACTCTGGAAGCTCCACCGACGCGGCCGCCGGCTCTCGGCGGACTGCGAGGGGTGCGGCTCGCGCTACTACTTCGATCCGGGGACGATCGGCTTCGTCGGGCGCGGTGAGCCCGACTCCACGGGCGGATCCGAAGCCGGATCGAACTCGAGGTCGTCGGAAGGGCGCCGGTAA